In Leishmania mexicana MHOM/GT/2001/U1103 complete genome, chromosome 20, one genomic interval encodes:
- a CDS encoding putative adenylate kinase: MLLSIILFGPPGSGKGTVSHLLVKEYGFVHLSAGNLLREEVLKRSPLGLRCAEMMSEGSLIPDELVVDLVCNRLSDQAVQKHGILLDGFPRTLRQAEVLRTRGFKFDMMIFLDVSPEVLLDRCLSRRLDPVTGRIYNLKSDPPSLDIVDRLQIRSDDTKEKHERRMQVYNSQKATLIAHYSDIIIEVDAEPEIKVVFKELQMKINKRLQGTTTQAPVAKL; encoded by the coding sequence ATGCTGCTGTCTATCATTCTGTTTGGCCCCCCTGGCAGCGGAAAGGGGACGGTGAGCCATCTGCTCGTAAAAGAGTACGGCTTTGTCCACTTGAGTGCCGGTAATCTGCTAcgcgaggaggtgctcaAAAGGTCTCCGCTAGGGCTGCGGTGTGCAGAAATGATGTCCGAAGGGTCCCTGATCCCAGACGAGCTCGTCGTCGACCTCGTGTGCAACCGACTGAGTGACCAAGCTGTGCAGAAGCACGGCATCTTGCTTGACGGTTTTCCAAGGACCctgcggcaggcggaggtgctCAGGACGCGTGGCTTTAAGTTTGACATGATGATTTTTCTTGACGTGTCGCCGGAGGTTTTGCTCGACCGATGTCTTTCCCGTCGCCTCGACCCAGTGACAGGGCGCATTTACAACCTCAAGAGCGACCCGCCTTCGCTGGACATTGTGGACCGCCTTCAGATCCGCTCCGACGACACGAAAGAGAAGCACGAGCGTCGCATGCAGGTCTACAACAGTCAAAAGGCAACTCTCATCGCGCATTACTCCGACATTATTATTGAGGTCGACGCGGAGCCGGAAATCAAGGTAGTCTTCAAGGAGCTACAAATGAAAATCAACAAGCGGTTGCAGGGCACCACCACGCAAGCCCCTGTGGCAAAGCTGTAG
- a CDS encoding Transitional endoplasmic reticulum ATPase,putative, translated as MADAVGNTNAKVKLNKLIVEEPYNDDNSVVSLNPKRMEELNIFRGDTVLVKGKKHRSTVCIAMEDDECPPEKIKMNKVARRNIRIHLGDTIRIVPCKDVPYGNRVHVLPIDDTVENLTGDLFENFLKPYFLESYRPVKKGDSFVCRGAMRSVEFKVVEVDPGDYCIVSPDTIIHSEGDPIHREDEEALDGVGYDDIGGCRKQLNQIREMVELPIRHPELFKNIGIKPPRGILLYGPPGSGKTLIARAVANETGAFFFLINGPEIMSKMAGESESNLRKAFEEAEKNAPAIIFIDEIDSIAPKREKAQGEVEKRIVSQLLTLMDGMKSRSQVIVMAATNRPNTIDPALRRFGRFDRELDIGVPDETGRLEIIRIHTKNMKLADDIDLEKVAKDSHGFVGADLAQLCTEAAMQCIREKLSVIDWEDDTIDVEVMNAMCVTQEHFREAMAKTNPSALRETQVETPNVVWEDVGGLLDVKRELQELVQYPVEYPWKFEKYGMSPPKGVLFYGPPGCGKTLLAKAIATECQANFISIKGPELLTMWFGESEANVRDVFDKARAAAPCVLFFDELDSVAKSRGAHGDGGASDRVINQILTEMDGMNVKKNVFIIGATNRPDVLDPAIMRPGRLDQLIYIPLPDKASRVAIIKASFRKSPLASDVDVDQIAAATHGFSGADLSGICQRACKMAIRESINKEIQLEELKKSGQLDENADIDPVPEITRAHVEEAMRGARRSVSDADIRRYDMFKTSLQQSRTFGASNPPPAEAGAPAGSGAPPPPADDDDLYS; from the coding sequence ATGGCCGACGCTGTTGGGAACACAAACGCGAAGGTGAAGCTAAACAAGCTGATCGTCGAGGAGCCGTACAATGACGACAACAGTGTTGTGTCGCTGAACCCGAAGCGGATGGAAGAGCTGAACATCTTCCGCGGTGACACCGTTCTCGTGAAGGGCAAgaagcaccgcagcaccgtctgcaTCGCGATGGAGGACGACGAATGCCCGCCGGAGAAAATCAAGATGAACAAAGTCGCGCGCCGTAACATCCGCATTCACCTCGGCGACACCATTCGCATCGTTCCCTGCAAGGATGTTCCATACGGAAACcgcgtgcacgtgctgcCAATCGATGATACGGTGGAGAACCTCACTGGTGACTTGTTCGAGAACTTCTTGAAGCCGTACTTTTTGGAGTCGTACCGGCCCGTGAAGAAGGGCGACTCCTTTGTCTGCCGTGGCGCTATGCGTTCTGTGGAATTCAAGGTAGTGGAGGTGGACCCGGGTGACTATTGCATCGTGTCACCGGACACGATCATTCACTCCGAGGGTGATCCGATCCATCgtgaggacgaggaggcgcttgACGGAGTCGGCTACGACGACATCGGCGGTTGCCGCAAGCAGCTGAACCAGATCCGTGAGATGGTCGAGCTCCCCATTCGCCATCCAGAGCTGTTCAAGAACATTGGCATCAAGCCCCCGCGTGGCATCTTGCTTTACGGCCCTCCTGGGAGCGGCAAGACGCTCATCGCGCGCGCTGTCGCAAACGAGACGGGcgcctttttcttcctcATCAATGGTCCTGAGATTATGAGCAAGATGGCTGGCGAGTCGGAGAGCAACCTGCGCAAGGCCTTCGAGGAGGCCGAGAAGAACGCGCCGGCGATCATCTTTATAGACGAAATTGACTCCATCGCCCCGAAGCGTGAGAAAGCGCAGGGCGAGGTGGAGAAGCGTATCGTTTCGCAACTTCTAACCCTCATGGACGGCATGAAATCGCGCTCGCAGGTGATCGTGATGGCGGCGACCAACCGCCCGAACACCATCGATCCAGCCTTGCGCCGTTTTGGCCGCTTCGACCGCGAGCTCGACATCGGCGTACCGGACGAGACTGGCCGCTTGGAGATCATTCGTATCCACACCAAGAACATGAAGCTGGCCGACGACATTGATCTGGAGAAGGTGGCAAAGGACTCGCACGGCTTTGTCGGCGCCGATTTGGCGCAGCTCTGCACCGAGGCTGCCATGCAGTGCATTCGCGAGAAGCTGTCCGTCATCGACTGGGAGGACGACACCATCGATGTTGAGGTGATGAACGCGATGTGTGTAACGCAGGAGCACTTTCGCGAGGCGATGGCGAAGACGAACCCGtccgcgctgcgcgagacACAGGTGGAAACGCCGAACGTCGTCTGGGAGGATGTGGGCGGCCTCCTCGACGTCAAgcgcgagctgcaggagTTGGTGCAGTACCCCGTCGAGTACCCGTGGAAGTTTGAGAAGTACGGCATGTCGCCGCCGAAGGGTGTCCTCTTCTACGGCCCACCCGGTTGCGGTAAGACGCTGCTGGCCAAGGCCATTGCGACGGAGTGCCAGGCGAACTTCATCTCCATCAAAGGCCCGGAGCTTCTGACAATGTGGTTCGGTGAATCGGAGGCGAATGTGCGCGACGTCTTTGACAAGGCTCGTGCTGCGGCCCCTTGCGTGCTCTTTTTCGATGAACTGGACTCCGTGGCCAAGTCCCGGGGCGCCCACGGCGACGGAGGGGCGAGCGACCGCGTCATCAACCAAATCCTGACCGAGATGGATGGCATGAACGTCAAGAAGAATGTCTTCATCATTGGTGCGACGAACCGGCCAGACGTGCTGGACCCTGCGATCATGCGCCCTGGGCGTCTCGACCAGCTCATCTACATCCCATTGCCCGACAAGGCGTCTCGTGTGGCCATTATCAAGGCGAGCTTCCGTAAGTCGCCGCTAGCCTCCGACGTCGATGTGGACCAGattgccgccgccacgcatgGCTTCTCCGGCGCCGACTTGTCTGGCATCTGCCAGCGCGCGTGCAAGATGGCTATCCGCGAGTCGATCAACAAGGAAATTCAGCTcgaggagctgaagaagaGCGGACAGTTGGACGAAAACGCTGATATCGACCCGGTACCGGAGATCACGCGCGCTCACGTGGAGGAGGCAATGCGGGgtgcccgccgctccgtctCTGACGCGGACATTCGCCGCTACGATATGTTCAAGACCTCCTTGCAGCAGAGCCGCACCTTCGGTGCTAGTAACCCGCCCCCAGCGGAGGCCGGTGCGCCAGCTGGCAGcggggcgccgccgccgcctgccgacgacgacgacctcTACAGCTAA